A stretch of the Janthinobacterium sp. B9-8 genome encodes the following:
- a CDS encoding cobyric acid synthase, whose protein sequence is MPTLMIQGCTSDAGKTTIVAALCRILLRRGIKVAPFKPQNMALNSAVTSDAGEIGRAQAMQAVAAGIAPHTDFNPVLLKPSSDCRAQVIIQGKSIGNLDAVDYHAYKQTAKKAVFESWGRLKEQYEWVIVEGAGSPAEINLRAGDIANMGFAEEADCPVWLVADIDRGGVFAHFVGTLACLSASEQARVTGFIINRFRGDLSLLQGGIDWLEEKTGKPVIAVVPYLHGLDIAAEDAVPRTAGNGGDFKIVIATLPHISNHTDFDPLRRITGVDCSYATPNQPLPTADLLIIPGSKNTRGDLAWLRQQGWDKQIEKHLRFGGKVIGICGGYQMLGQTIADPRGLEGEAGNSEGLGWLPISTSLEQDKQLRNLSGQLTTDSEAVTGYEIHHGETQILDSSAIPLIKYGNEHDGVITDQVLGCYLHGLFDSSAALKSLLAWAGHQVAEVVDHQQLLEQEIDRLSDALDQSIDWEKAKQAGLD, encoded by the coding sequence ATGCCCACTCTTATGATTCAAGGCTGCACCTCTGATGCAGGCAAGACCACCATCGTTGCCGCGCTCTGCCGTATTCTTTTGCGTCGTGGCATCAAAGTCGCACCGTTTAAGCCACAAAATATGGCGCTCAATAGCGCAGTCACCAGCGATGCAGGCGAAATTGGCCGCGCCCAAGCCATGCAAGCCGTTGCAGCAGGCATCGCCCCGCATACTGATTTCAACCCCGTATTACTCAAGCCTTCCAGCGATTGCCGTGCCCAAGTCATTATTCAAGGTAAAAGCATCGGTAATTTAGATGCAGTGGATTACCACGCCTATAAGCAAACAGCCAAAAAAGCCGTATTTGAATCATGGGGCCGCTTAAAAGAGCAGTATGAATGGGTGATTGTTGAAGGCGCGGGCAGCCCTGCCGAAATCAATTTACGCGCAGGTGATATCGCCAATATGGGCTTTGCCGAAGAAGCAGACTGCCCCGTCTGGCTGGTTGCCGATATCGACCGAGGCGGCGTATTTGCCCACTTTGTCGGCACCCTTGCTTGCCTATCAGCATCAGAGCAGGCAAGAGTTACCGGCTTTATCATCAACCGTTTTCGGGGGGATCTAAGCCTATTGCAAGGTGGAATCGACTGGCTAGAAGAAAAAACCGGTAAGCCCGTCATCGCAGTTGTTCCCTATTTGCATGGCCTGGATATCGCAGCTGAAGATGCAGTACCGCGCACCGCAGGCAATGGTGGCGACTTTAAAATTGTCATCGCTACACTGCCGCATATTTCCAACCACACCGATTTTGACCCGCTGCGCCGTATTACGGGCGTCGATTGCAGCTACGCCACGCCCAATCAACCCTTGCCCACAGCCGATCTGCTCATCATCCCCGGCAGCAAAAACACCCGTGGCGATCTGGCATGGCTACGCCAGCAAGGTTGGGATAAGCAAATCGAAAAACACCTGCGCTTTGGCGGCAAAGTCATCGGCATCTGTGGCGGCTACCAAATGCTAGGCCAAACCATCGCTGATCCACGTGGCTTAGAAGGCGAGGCGGGAAATTCTGAAGGATTAGGCTGGCTTCCTATTAGCACATCACTAGAGCAAGACAAACAGCTGCGTAATTTATCCGGGCAACTCACCACGGATAGTGAAGCCGTAACAGGCTACGAAATCCATCATGGCGAAACCCAAATTCTGGATTCAAGCGCCATCCCACTGATTAAATACGGCAATGAACACGATGGCGTAATCACCGATCAAGTGCTTGGCTGCTATCTGCACGGCTTATTTGATTCCAGCGCAGCATTAAAATCCTTACTCGCATGGGCAGGCCACCAAGTCGCAGAAGTCGTCGACCACCAGCAGCTACTAGAGCAAGAAATAGACCGCCTGAGTGACGCACTAGACCAATCGATAGATTGGGAAAAAGCCAAACAAGCAGGCCTCGATTAG
- a CDS encoding ABC transporter ATP-binding protein: MSHLSLCSLAIQQGERLLCKDLNLEISKGESWLILGENGCGKSTILATLAAWLKPAAGKILLNQRPLKEWAGHERAKEIAWLSQQDDCPFPLSVIEKVLSGRHPHQGPWDWESQDDLRLADEQLARLDLSDLKHRDLATLSGGERRRASLAATLAQQAALILLDEPLSQLDLRHQQQALSVLREENQAGRTLLMVSHDPNHAHQWASHVLLMFGDGQWLSGPTAEIMNSQNLSALYRSEIRSASIEGQEWFIPLPR, from the coding sequence ATGAGCCATTTATCTCTTTGCTCCTTAGCCATTCAGCAGGGCGAGCGCCTGCTTTGCAAAGATCTGAATCTTGAAATTAGTAAGGGCGAAAGCTGGCTTATTCTGGGCGAAAACGGCTGCGGCAAAAGCACCATACTCGCCACCTTGGCGGCATGGCTCAAGCCTGCGGCAGGCAAGATCCTGCTCAATCAGCGGCCATTAAAAGAATGGGCAGGTCATGAGCGGGCCAAAGAAATTGCATGGCTTAGCCAACAGGATGACTGCCCTTTTCCACTCTCCGTTATTGAAAAAGTTCTCAGCGGCCGTCATCCACATCAAGGGCCATGGGATTGGGAAAGCCAGGATGATCTGCGCCTCGCCGATGAGCAATTAGCGAGGCTGGATTTAAGCGATCTAAAACACCGCGACCTTGCCACGCTATCAGGCGGCGAGCGCCGCCGGGCTAGCCTTGCAGCAACGCTCGCTCAACAAGCCGCACTAATCTTACTCGACGAGCCATTATCCCAGCTTGATCTACGCCACCAGCAACAAGCCCTTTCGGTACTGCGCGAAGAAAACCAAGCAGGCAGAACCCTGCTGATGGTCAGTCACGACCCAAATCACGCCCACCAATGGGCAAGCCATGTGCTGCTAATGTTTGGCGATGGGCAATGGCTATCAGGGCCGACTGCGGAGATCATGAATAGCCAGAACCTCAGCGCGCTCTACCGCAGCGAAATCCGCAGCGCTAGCATCGAAGGGCAAGAGTGGTTTATCCCTTTGCCCCGCTAA
- a CDS encoding FecCD family ABC transporter permease, whose amino-acid sequence MKHSRLTPARLTLTLLVLSGLLLITVILSLCFGSTSYRPWQLLGNGPDAALARDVVLELRLPRTLAAIAVGGLLALAGALQQVLLRNPLADPYILGTSGGASVGALLAMLLGAGVAAVNLAAGCGALLSITLVFILARKDHSSSQARLLLTGVAIASFCGALSSLLLSLAPDGLLRGMVFWMLGDLAGARWQLALPLLLALLLLVWPLARQLNVLSQGAQTAHALGANTRKLQWLLYFVAAAATAIAVTTAGMIGFIGLIVPHALRLVLGHDQRLLLPAVALTGGTVLLAADIASRIILAPQQLPVGVITALAGVPVFLWLLQHRGVAR is encoded by the coding sequence ATGAAGCATTCCCGCCTTACCCCCGCCAGACTCACCCTTACGCTGCTTGTGCTAAGCGGCCTACTATTGATCACCGTCATCCTTAGCCTCTGCTTTGGCAGTACCAGCTATCGCCCGTGGCAATTACTGGGCAATGGGCCTGATGCCGCGCTGGCTCGTGATGTAGTGCTCGAGCTACGCCTGCCGCGCACCTTGGCGGCCATTGCCGTTGGTGGTTTGCTGGCACTAGCCGGTGCATTGCAGCAAGTTTTACTCAGAAATCCTCTTGCTGATCCTTACATTCTCGGTACCTCAGGCGGAGCCAGCGTCGGCGCTTTGCTGGCGATGTTGTTAGGTGCAGGTGTGGCCGCCGTCAACTTGGCAGCGGGCTGCGGGGCCTTGCTTAGTATTACGCTGGTGTTTATTTTGGCGCGCAAAGATCATTCCAGTAGTCAGGCGCGCTTACTCTTAACGGGGGTGGCGATCGCTTCTTTTTGTGGCGCATTGTCCAGCTTATTACTCAGCCTTGCACCCGATGGCCTCTTACGCGGCATGGTATTTTGGATGCTGGGCGATCTTGCTGGGGCGCGTTGGCAGTTGGCATTACCGCTGCTCTTGGCGCTGCTTTTGTTAGTTTGGCCGCTAGCGCGTCAGCTTAATGTGCTCAGCCAGGGCGCACAAACCGCCCATGCACTCGGGGCCAATACGCGTAAATTGCAATGGCTACTTTACTTTGTAGCCGCAGCGGCAACGGCCATTGCGGTGACCACAGCAGGCATGATCGGCTTTATCGGCCTGATCGTTCCACACGCCTTGCGACTGGTTTTAGGCCACGATCAACGCCTGCTCTTACCTGCGGTCGCACTCACAGGCGGTACGGTTTTACTAGCTGCTGATATCGCTTCGCGCATTATCCTTGCCCCGCAACAACTCCCCGTTGGGGTGATTACCGCACTGGCCGGTGTGCCGGTGTTTTTATGGTTGTTGCAACATCGAGGAGTCGCACGATGA
- a CDS encoding cobalamin-binding protein — protein MKHIRYAALVSLLLSHAAIASVSVKDDRGQEITLAKPAQRIISLAPHATEDLFAIGAGKLIVGAVNYSDYPPEANKIERIGGYNGFDLERIRALKPDLIVAWQSGNPAKQLAQIETLGLPVFYTFSKKLEDVPTVMERLGVLTAKESEAQAAASKYRSSLAALEKKYAGRKPIRVFYQVWDRPLMTINREQIISDAMRLCGGVNVFAALPALVPTIDDEAVLAANPDVIITSGEPGVKDNWLNRWKRWPNLKANKHLYILPKDLLSRMGPRLVEGTEKLCEAIDKAR, from the coding sequence ATGAAACACATCCGCTATGCCGCCTTAGTAAGCTTGCTGCTATCCCATGCCGCCATCGCCAGCGTTAGTGTAAAAGACGACCGTGGTCAGGAAATCACCTTAGCCAAGCCCGCGCAACGCATCATCAGCCTTGCCCCGCACGCCACCGAAGACTTGTTTGCCATCGGCGCAGGCAAGCTCATTGTGGGCGCGGTGAATTACAGCGACTACCCGCCAGAAGCGAATAAAATTGAGCGTATCGGCGGCTATAACGGCTTTGATCTGGAACGCATTCGCGCCCTTAAACCCGATCTGATCGTGGCATGGCAAAGTGGCAACCCCGCCAAGCAGCTCGCGCAAATCGAAACCCTCGGCCTGCCAGTTTTTTATACTTTCTCTAAAAAACTGGAAGACGTCCCCACGGTGATGGAACGTTTAGGCGTGTTAACAGCCAAAGAAAGCGAAGCTCAGGCAGCTGCCAGCAAATACCGCAGCAGCCTTGCCGCGCTAGAGAAAAAATACGCGGGCAGAAAGCCAATCCGTGTTTTTTATCAGGTATGGGACAGGCCATTGATGACGATTAACCGCGAGCAAATCATCTCCGACGCGATGCGCCTGTGCGGTGGCGTCAACGTCTTTGCCGCCCTGCCAGCGCTGGTACCGACCATCGACGACGAAGCGGTACTCGCCGCCAATCCAGATGTGATCATTACCAGTGGTGAGCCGGGTGTAAAAGACAACTGGTTAAACCGCTGGAAACGCTGGCCTAATCTAAAAGCCAATAAACATCTCTATATCCTGCCCAAAGACCTGCTCAGCCGCATGGGGCCAAGATTGGTAGAAGGCACAGAAAAGCTCTGCGAAGCAATTGATAAAGCGCGTTAA
- a CDS encoding cobyrinate a,c-diamide synthase — protein sequence MVSAATLLIAAPSSGSGKTTITAALAWHHRRLGRKVRVFKCGPDFLDPLILSYASGAPVDNLDLWMVGEDLCRKMLADAAQDADVILIEAVMGLFDGEPSAAELATRLGLPVLAIIDASAMAQTFGALAFGLAHYKSDLPFYGVLANKVAGDRHAQMLQESARPEHWQGWLGKHEALPERHLGLVLPNEIPDLAQKLDALADALASQPIAALPPVIDYSSSARRALAPLLTGKRIAIARDAAFCFIYPANLTCLSEMGAELVFFSPLAHEALPEADALYLPGGYPELHAATLAAHPSIATDLRNWLAADKPVFAECGGMLALCASLTLSDGTSHKMWGVLDAKATMQKRLSALGMQAFDLGAGELRGHTFHFSTLQSTLQPFLHATPCRLGSQGEAIYRQGSLTASYVHAWMMSNPAASAALFGTTA from the coding sequence ATGGTAAGCGCAGCGACTCTGCTGATTGCAGCACCTTCTTCCGGTAGCGGCAAAACCACCATCACGGCCGCCTTGGCCTGGCATCATCGCCGCCTAGGCCGCAAGGTGCGGGTGTTTAAATGCGGGCCGGATTTTCTCGACCCGCTCATACTCAGCTACGCCAGTGGCGCACCGGTGGATAATCTGGATTTGTGGATGGTTGGCGAGGATTTATGCCGAAAAATGCTGGCCGATGCGGCGCAAGACGCCGATGTGATCCTGATCGAAGCGGTGATGGGCCTGTTTGATGGCGAGCCTTCCGCTGCCGAGCTAGCCACCCGCTTGGGGCTGCCTGTACTGGCGATTATCGACGCCAGCGCCATGGCGCAAACCTTTGGCGCGCTGGCTTTCGGGCTGGCGCACTATAAAAGCGATCTGCCGTTTTATGGTGTGCTGGCTAATAAAGTAGCAGGCGATCGCCACGCACAAATGTTGCAAGAATCAGCCAGACCCGAGCATTGGCAAGGCTGGCTGGGCAAGCACGAAGCCCTGCCCGAGCGGCATTTGGGCCTGGTGCTGCCGAATGAAATTCCCGATTTGGCGCAAAAACTTGATGCACTGGCCGATGCTTTAGCCAGCCAGCCGATTGCAGCTTTGCCTCCGGTCATCGATTACAGCAGCTCTGCACGCCGGGCTTTAGCCCCGCTGCTCACAGGCAAACGCATCGCCATCGCTCGCGACGCGGCGTTTTGTTTTATTTACCCGGCCAATTTAACTTGCCTGAGCGAAATGGGTGCCGAGCTGGTGTTTTTCTCACCGCTTGCCCATGAAGCCCTGCCGGAAGCCGACGCGCTCTACTTGCCCGGCGGTTATCCGGAGCTGCACGCCGCCACACTCGCAGCTCATCCAAGCATCGCCACCGATTTACGCAACTGGCTTGCCGCAGATAAACCTGTATTTGCCGAATGTGGCGGCATGCTGGCGCTTTGTGCATCGTTAACACTAAGCGATGGCACCTCACATAAAATGTGGGGCGTTTTAGATGCCAAAGCGACCATGCAAAAACGCCTTTCGGCCCTTGGCATGCAAGCTTTCGACTTAGGCGCGGGCGAGTTGCGCGGCCACACTTTTCACTTCTCAACATTACAAAGCACGTTGCAGCCATTCCTCCATGCCACGCCTTGCCGCTTGGGCAGCCAAGGTGAAGCGATCTATCGCCAAGGCAGCCTCACCGCCAGCTATGTGCACGCATGGATGATGAGCAACCCCGCTGCCAGCGCGGCTCTTTTTGGAACAACAGCATGA
- the cobO gene encoding cob(I)yrinic acid a,c-diamide adenosyltransferase, with protein MTGAITMTINTERNARHAARMARKKAVIDAHIAEANIDTGIMILLTGNGKGKSSSAFGMVARAIGHGLKVGVVQFIKNRTDTGEEALLGKHCEWHVMGDGFTWETQNFEADKLKSEEAWAVAARMLGDASYDVVILDELTYCLSYNYLDKDTIIKDIESRPEMQHVVVTGRAAVKELHEIADTVTVLNDEKHAYKAGIKAQKGLEW; from the coding sequence ATGACCGGAGCCATCACCATGACCATCAACACCGAACGCAACGCCCGCCACGCCGCACGTATGGCACGCAAAAAAGCTGTTATCGACGCGCATATCGCCGAAGCCAATATCGACACCGGCATCATGATTTTGCTCACCGGCAATGGCAAAGGTAAATCGTCTTCCGCCTTTGGCATGGTGGCGCGCGCCATCGGCCACGGGCTAAAAGTAGGCGTGGTGCAGTTTATTAAAAACCGCACCGACACCGGCGAAGAAGCCCTGCTCGGCAAGCATTGCGAATGGCATGTGATGGGCGATGGCTTTACTTGGGAAACGCAGAATTTTGAAGCCGACAAACTAAAATCCGAAGAGGCCTGGGCCGTGGCCGCGCGCATGCTGGGTGATGCCAGCTACGATGTGGTGATTTTGGATGAGCTGACTTACTGCCTCAGCTACAACTATCTAGATAAAGACACCATTATTAAAGACATCGAATCCCGCCCGGAAATGCAACATGTAGTGGTCACCGGCCGCGCCGCAGTCAAAGAATTGCACGAGATAGCCGATACCGTGACCGTACTCAACGACGAAAAACACGCTTATAAAGCGGGCATCAAGGCGCAAAAGGGTTTGGAATGGTAA
- a CDS encoding ABC transporter substrate-binding protein — protein MNTPTKIACLSSETVDVLYALGQQHRIAGISAFSRHPAGVTKQHPIICGFSSAKIEKILAVKPDLVLAYSSLQGEMVKECVQAGLEVHFFNQKSLAGIFNMIATLSRLLDCQPAATALIADLQSQIDTARAQAAHFKTRPKVYFEEWHDPLYTGIRWVSELIAIAGGDDIFSELPHATRAKDRTVSPEQVIAAQPDIIIGSWCGQPFDADAVRARPNWQTIPAIANNQLFEIASHDLLVPGIAAIRDSLGQIQKIIADWQVQIKPAS, from the coding sequence ATGAACACCCCCACAAAAATCGCCTGTCTTTCCAGCGAAACCGTTGATGTTTTATACGCACTTGGCCAGCAGCATCGCATCGCGGGCATTAGCGCTTTTTCACGCCACCCAGCAGGCGTGACCAAGCAGCATCCGATTATTTGTGGCTTCTCCAGCGCCAAAATCGAGAAAATTCTCGCGGTAAAGCCCGATCTGGTGCTGGCTTATTCCAGCCTGCAAGGCGAGATGGTGAAAGAATGCGTGCAGGCCGGTTTGGAAGTGCACTTTTTCAACCAGAAAAGCCTAGCAGGTATTTTTAATATGATCGCTACGCTGAGCCGCTTGCTCGATTGCCAGCCAGCCGCCACGGCGCTCATTGCCGATTTACAGTCCCAGATCGACACCGCCCGCGCCCAGGCAGCCCACTTTAAAACACGGCCTAAAGTCTATTTTGAAGAATGGCACGATCCACTCTACACCGGCATCCGCTGGGTTTCTGAGTTGATAGCGATTGCCGGTGGCGACGATATTTTTAGCGAGTTACCCCACGCAACGCGCGCCAAAGATCGCACCGTTAGCCCGGAGCAAGTCATTGCCGCCCAACCGGATATCATCATCGGCAGCTGGTGCGGCCAGCCTTTCGATGCCGATGCCGTGCGTGCAAGGCCAAACTGGCAAACCATACCCGCCATTGCCAATAATCAACTATTCGAAATAGCCAGCCACGACCTCCTCGTCCCCGGCATCGCCGCGATTCGGGATAGCTTAGGGCAAATCCAGAAAATCATTGCAGATTGGCAGGTGCAAATAAAACCCGCTTCTTGA
- the cobD gene encoding threonine-phosphate decarboxylase CobD, which translates to MDAINQPQHGGDLQRAVAAFGGDLADWIDCSSGIAPWAYPLPAVPGHIWQRLPDQDQALLIAAQNYYGCDHLLALAGSQVGIALLPKLRPACRVAIISPTYAEHHWQWQQAGHEVIAISSGQVDEYLESSSIDVLIVVNPNNPSGQQISAATLLFWHERLAKQGGWLIVDEAFADCAPAASLLPHAGKAGLIILRSIGKFFGLAGIRLGFIACEKRLLEEIKQALGPWHISGPALWAGQIALSDEAWQAAQQKRLLANQAWMIATLSEADLAPSGSLPLLHWCPTPDAKALHSQLAKQKIWCRLFDQKNHQGLRFGPVAEYQQAQFKTRLMAALCDKD; encoded by the coding sequence GTGGATGCTATAAATCAGCCCCAACACGGAGGCGATCTGCAACGTGCAGTGGCGGCCTTTGGCGGGGATTTAGCCGACTGGATCGATTGCTCCAGCGGCATTGCCCCTTGGGCCTATCCCCTGCCTGCCGTGCCCGGTCACATCTGGCAGCGCCTGCCCGACCAGGATCAAGCTCTGCTAATTGCCGCGCAAAACTATTACGGCTGCGATCATTTACTGGCCCTGGCTGGCAGCCAGGTTGGCATCGCCCTGCTGCCCAAACTACGTCCTGCTTGCCGCGTGGCCATCATCAGCCCAACCTATGCTGAGCATCACTGGCAATGGCAGCAGGCTGGGCATGAGGTCATCGCAATCAGCAGCGGGCAAGTGGATGAATACTTAGAAAGCAGCTCCATTGATGTGCTGATCGTGGTCAATCCTAACAACCCCAGCGGCCAGCAAATTAGCGCAGCCACCTTACTCTTTTGGCATGAACGATTGGCTAAACAGGGTGGCTGGCTGATTGTGGACGAAGCCTTTGCCGATTGCGCCCCCGCAGCCAGCCTGCTGCCACACGCAGGCAAAGCGGGGCTGATTATTCTGCGCTCCATAGGTAAATTCTTTGGCCTTGCGGGCATTCGCCTGGGCTTTATCGCCTGCGAAAAGCGGCTTTTAGAAGAAATAAAACAAGCCCTCGGCCCTTGGCATATCAGCGGCCCAGCACTATGGGCAGGGCAAATCGCCTTAAGCGATGAAGCTTGGCAAGCCGCGCAACAAAAGCGTTTGCTGGCAAATCAGGCGTGGATGATCGCCACGCTCAGCGAGGCAGACTTAGCCCCTAGCGGCAGCCTGCCGCTGCTGCACTGGTGCCCGACGCCTGATGCCAAAGCACTGCATAGCCAGCTCGCCAAACAAAAAATATGGTGCCGCCTGTTCGATCAGAAGAATCACCAGGGCCTGCGCTTTGGGCCGGTGGCAGAGTATCAGCAAGCACAATTTAAAACTCGATTAATGGCGGCATTGTGCGACAAGGATTAA
- the cbiB gene encoding adenosylcobinamide-phosphate synthase CbiB: protein MLNLNPTHWLFAFALALLLELCLGEPKRFHPLVGFGWLASKLERRFNPAHLSQIAGQSNLHNILRGALAWLLLTGASLAAFALLKNFTGWLADALALWFALGARSLFEHVRAIAQPLSAGDLPAARLAVSRIVSRNCTELDETGVAKAGLESTLENGADAIFASLFFFALFGGYGVLLHRLANTLDAMWGYKTPRLFHFGRIAARADDVLNFIPARLTALSYALLGHSRSAFSCWQNQAPLWDSPNAGPVMASGAGALQVSLGGEATYHGEIHSRPQLGCGPVPSAHDLQRGIVLVQKTLALWIALLFGGSLWML, encoded by the coding sequence ATGTTGAATCTGAACCCAACTCACTGGCTATTCGCCTTCGCCCTTGCCCTGCTGCTAGAGCTATGCTTGGGGGAGCCTAAGCGCTTTCATCCGCTGGTGGGCTTTGGCTGGCTGGCATCCAAGCTGGAGCGACGCTTTAATCCGGCCCATCTTTCGCAAATAGCAGGCCAATCCAATCTGCACAATATCTTACGCGGCGCGCTGGCGTGGCTCTTACTGACAGGTGCATCGCTGGCCGCCTTTGCCTTACTAAAAAATTTCACAGGCTGGTTGGCCGACGCTTTGGCGCTGTGGTTTGCCCTTGGCGCGCGCAGCCTGTTTGAGCATGTACGGGCCATCGCCCAACCATTAAGCGCAGGTGATTTGCCGGCGGCAAGGCTAGCGGTTAGCCGCATTGTTAGCCGCAATTGCACAGAACTAGACGAAACGGGTGTTGCCAAAGCGGGACTTGAATCCACCTTAGAAAACGGCGCAGATGCGATTTTTGCCAGCCTGTTTTTCTTTGCGCTGTTTGGTGGCTATGGCGTGCTGCTGCACCGGCTGGCCAATACGCTGGACGCCATGTGGGGTTATAAAACACCGCGCTTATTTCACTTTGGCCGCATTGCAGCGCGGGCCGACGATGTACTCAACTTTATCCCAGCCCGCCTCACCGCACTCAGCTACGCCCTGCTCGGCCATAGCCGCAGTGCGTTTTCCTGCTGGCAAAACCAGGCGCCACTTTGGGACAGCCCCAATGCAGGCCCGGTAATGGCAAGCGGCGCAGGCGCTTTGCAAGTTTCTTTGGGCGGCGAAGCGACGTATCACGGCGAAATCCATTCCCGCCCGCAACTGGGCTGCGGCCCCGTACCAAGCGCCCATGATTTGCAGCGCGGTATTGTGCTGGTGCAAAAAACACTGGCCCTGTGGATCGCTCTTTTATTTGGAGGCTCATTGTGGATGCTATAA
- the cobU gene encoding bifunctional adenosylcobinamide kinase/adenosylcobinamide-phosphate guanylyltransferase — MTELILGGARSGKSGYALAQALAHDGPVSWLATAQAFDEEMQERIIRHKAERPAHWQTLEAPLQLAAALTQSQDQFCVIDCLTLWLSNWLCLDDLAGWAQEKQAFIAAAAAHRGTLLLVSNEVGFGIVPDNALARLFRDEAGRLHQDIAKQAANVTLVVAGIPMPVKRSGC, encoded by the coding sequence GTGACCGAGCTCATTTTAGGCGGGGCGCGTAGCGGCAAAAGCGGCTACGCGCTGGCTCAGGCACTGGCCCATGATGGGCCAGTGTCTTGGCTGGCCACCGCTCAGGCTTTTGACGAGGAAATGCAAGAGCGCATTATCCGGCACAAGGCCGAGCGCCCCGCGCATTGGCAAACGCTGGAAGCACCTTTGCAGCTGGCTGCGGCACTCACGCAAAGCCAAGATCAATTTTGTGTGATTGACTGCCTTACGCTCTGGTTATCTAACTGGCTTTGTCTGGATGATCTGGCAGGCTGGGCGCAAGAGAAACAGGCTTTTATTGCCGCGGCTGCCGCACATCGCGGCACGCTGTTATTGGTGAGTAATGAAGTGGGCTTTGGCATTGTTCCTGATAATGCCTTGGCCAGACTATTCCGCGACGAGGCTGGCCGCTTGCATCAGGACATTGCCAAGCAAGCTGCAAACGTTACGCTGGTGGTCGCCGGAATCCCTATGCCAGTGAAGCGCAGCGGATGTTGA